The DNA window AGAAGTTATGGAGATTACAAATTCTGAAAAGTTGACATTCCAAGGTTTGGAAATAGACCAGCTTCAGCGGAGCGTAATCAAAGATGGTAAGGTTGTGGAACTTACCAGACATGAATATGACCTGCTTTTTTATCTGGCCTTATCCCCCAATCGGGTATTTACAAAAGAACAGATTTACCAGCATATTTATGAGGATGTGGAGTCAGAAGTGGATAACCGTGTCTATGGGTTAGTCAAGAATCTGAGAAAGAAAATAGAAGAAAATCCGGAAGAACCGCACTACATAGAAACGATACGTGGTGTAGGCTACCGTTTTCGGGCATAAAAAGAGCCGTCCGATTGGGCGGCTCGAAGTATTTAAACAGCAGTTTTCTTCACTGCCTGTTTATAGTTAC is part of the Blautia faecicola genome and encodes:
- a CDS encoding winged helix-turn-helix domain-containing protein, with the protein product MEIDQLQRSVIKDGKVVELTRHEYDLLFYLALSPNRVFTKEQIYQHIYEDVESEVDNRVYGLVKNLRKKIEENPEEPHYIETIRGVGYRFRA